The following nucleotide sequence is from Drosophila simulans strain w501 chromosome 3L, Prin_Dsim_3.1, whole genome shotgun sequence.
CCGTAAACGAGGCTACTAACCGGGTGGACTATGTGCAGCGTGCAGTTCTTGAGCCCAATCCCGTGCTCTTGTGGAGCTTTTCGGATAACCTAAACTATAAGTTGGAATTTGAGGCCCCAATCGAGAACACCGCCTTGACATTTTGCCCTTTTAATGGGGATATCTTGCTGGGAGGCAGTAAGAATGGTCAGGTGGTGTTGTGGGATCTTCAAGGTCGCTGTGAGAAGCTGGATGAGGAGGAGTACTTGACGGCGGCCCAGGCCAAATACCGAGTTATGATTGGGGAGTTCCTCAATTGGACTATTGACATCGAGGACAATGTCATTGTGCCGGCAACTATTTCCTTGTTGGATTGCTCACCGAAAGGAGCCATCACAGCATTTTATTGGCTGGGTCGTTCCATATATTTAAGTCAATTTGGAAAGGTTTACAATGACCCCGATATTCGAAACCATCACAAGTTCTTTATAACGTGTGCTTTCGATGGCACTATCAGCTTCTGGGACTTGGATGCCAAAGGAGGGAAGAGTGCAAAGGATAAGATGCGCAACCGGATGCTGCCCAAGGAGTTGACCCAGAGTGAATCCGCCTTTAAATCCATGGTCATTAAGCCCACCTACAACCTTTACTTCCCGGAACCGATAACTGGTATCATAGCGGACACCTCGTGTTTCTCGTGCTTGACTCCCGTTGCCAAGTTGATACAAGCCAATCCCTCGAATTATCCTATCAAGACGATAGCCAAGGATCCACCCACTATGCGCCAGAGTATGATAGTATCCACATTTTATGGCCATGTCAGCCGGATTGATTGGCAGGGCACATATACGGAGGGAGAGGCCACTGAGCTTATTAACAGTTCGACTCCCTTTGCCATGGTCCATGATGGACCTGTGGTCATGGTGAAGAAGAACCCCTTCTATCCGGAGTTGTTCGCCTCCATTGGACGGACCATCCTGGCCATTTGGAAGGAGGACTATAATTATTCACCCATCTTTTGGCGAAAAAGAGCCTGTGACCTTACCGCCGTCGCCTGGAGTGAAACGCGTCCGGCTGTTTTGTACATAACTAGAATCGATGGAATCCTCGAGGCGTGGGATATACtgggtatatatatacttgtaCATTAACTTGTGAACCAAAGGTATTTACAATATCTCCGAACAGCCCGCGACGATGATGCTTGCCTCACCGAGATCCTTGGCGGTGGTATCATTACAGCGATAACGGAGCATCGACCCTCTCTTCCCCACAAGATCTTGGGCATTGGTGATTATAACAGTAGTATAAGAATGGTGAAGCTGCCCCATTCCTTCGATGTGCCCCTACCCAATGAGCTCGATCAGCTGATAAAGTACGTGCTGAAGGAGGAGCGCCGCAAGATGGGCATTCAGTCGTGGGAACAGAAGTACTATGAACTCAACAAGGACATCATAGAGGCAAAGCGGGAGGCTGAAGCGGAAATCCgcaaggaaatggaaaaaaaggaaaaggaggagCAGCTTGCCAGCAGGAAAAAGGGCCAAAAGTCCGGAGAAGATGGCGGAGAAGGCGGCGAAGAGACCAAGTAGGTATTAATATTATCGCCAGCTAATATTCAATCTATTATTGTACTACCCAGAGGTAAGAAGAACTACAGCGGCTTGAACTACAACGAAAAAATGGCTGTCAAGTGGGACGAACTTAATCTTAACCGGATGATGACCATTCTGATGTCCCGCAAGCAAATGGATCCCGAGAAATTGGCCAGGGAGACGGCACTGGAGAAGGAGCGTCATGCCTACGAGGCTGCCAAGAAAAAGTCCCATTTGGATATCTTGGCCACAGTGGAAAACGATATCGCTAACATAAGGGCTAGAATCCTGCCATTAGAGCTTCAGGACATGCAGCGCAGTGAGATGATCGCGGAAAGGGTAAAACGCGAGGTTGAGAACGCGGACTCCTATGAAAAGGTGTGCGAAGATGCCTTCGAGATCCTGAACCACTTCAAAGAGTTCGAGCCAATCGATTATATCGAGTTTCTGGAACGTGGTCGCAAGAGGCGTCAACTTTTGGATCAATCCTTGGGTGGAAATACGGATCGACTGCGGTGGTATGAGGAACGGGTCAAATTGGGCGAACTGGGCGAGTGCCAGTTCATCTACGAACCCATTAGTGGATCTCAGGGTGAGGAGTCCAGCCATCCCGAATTTGCGGCTCCGCAGAAAATGATGTCCAAATCGAACAGCGATATTATTGTGGACGATTTAGACGGTTAAAAGTTTTGATGCGTCCTTATAGTTAGTAAATGTCATTAAATGctctattatttaaatttcaatttatttcgttaTGGAATTGTACGAGGTGTGATATGGAAAATAATAGGTTAGCatatattcaaaaacttttcttttaaattgcaaacaaCCGTCTAATTTACAAGTAGAAAGTTGAATTTCATCAACGGAAACTTAATCACACCATGAAGACAAAATCGAATTTTATGTATTGACTTTCAACGCCATTTTAATGTTCTTTTTTATGCTTCGTTTTTAGATAAGCCATTGCACATTTCAGATGGTGTTTTCCCCCTATTTTTAACTACTCTGTTGGCCATTCAAAGTGACCCACCCATCGTGCTAAACGGTTGACTGCCTCTGGCCgtttgccaaataaaattcGGCTCTCAATTAGGGGCCCATTGAACCTTGAAGAGCCGCTTCCGCTCGACGGCCAGCTGGCGGGTTCAAGTTTATGACATTTCTAGGCATTATGTTTGGTTTGTGTGCACAAATGAAGTCATCCCGTGGACGAGGCGTGCCCCGAGTTTAATGAACCTGCCCCCATAACGGCGAAAGAAAACGCCGTGGTCCGTCTCCAAGCGGAGCTGGGGGAATTCCCACGGCCATGCAACCTCTGGTCAATCCGCTCCAAAGTACTCCAGGTAAACGGCATTGAGGCAGGGgtaaatttgaatgcaaaccGACAGCGGCAGTCCATCATTTTCGCAAGCAGATAATGATATACATTTCGGAAGCAATGCATCTGAACTTAACCATAATTTCGAGTGCATTATTATTGGCCCGCTCTGGGCAGTTGAATGCAAAGTTGCAGATACATTTTGCgttgcatcatcatcatcgacgTCGACCACCTGTTGTCCTTAAAGCGATAAGTATTAAGTGATTTCTGGACAGCCGCTCGcgagttttccttttttcccccatttatttattaatacaaTTTTCGTGCGCTTGCGTGCGTCTGCAACTGAGGCAAGTGCATTTACATAACAATTGGCCTTTGAATTCAAATTGGCAGCGGGCTTTGGCCCCTCCATCGAATCGGGCTATCCGCAGACGGAGGCTGAGGCTGCGGGACTGCATTAAAATCTCTTTACcgccatttaaaataatttacgaTCTTATGCAAATCGCCGCTTTCGTTGCACTAGCCCCCAAACTTGCCACCGTGACTCGACATAATGCTCGTTGGCCAGAAATTAAACGCACACATCGATTATTCACGCCCATTGTGCGCCACTTAACAATAACTCAAAAGTGGAAGACCGCCACAGGTGTCATACCCATAAGACAAGCTCACACTTGTGGGTAATGGATTGATAGCTTTTTGAATCTCAAAGGATTAATGAAGTAAATGAAAGagttaatttcattttgcaagAGCGCTCTTATAATATAGTTAAGTAAACACAGGACTAAATGTTCCATGGGTCTATGAATTAAGGTTTAATGGGCATGAAGAGTAAAGAACACGGGTGATTTGGCGAAGCTGTTGGACACGTTTTCAAGCCCTTGACTAAATAGTGCAAGCTTGATCCTTATCCGAATCGGAGAACTCGATGAACTCCCCAAGTCGTTTGAGCAATCGTTTACAGGAGTCCCGCTCCGCACAGTCTTTCGTCTTAGCCAACTGGCTAACCAACTCcaaaatgctggccaaaaagcttttaaattcCTCTTCGTACTCGATCACTTCCTGCTCGAGATCTTTGGTACTTTTCTCTCCTATCGAGGACTCCACAAAGTCACTAAAGTTGAGACACACATGACCGAGTGTGTATAGAGATTTTACAAAGGTGGTGGCAGTGGGTAGTAAGCCAAGCCGTAGGCATTCTTCTACGGTACTCTCCAACTTGTTCAGTACCTCGTCGATACATTTGGCCTTGTCCACCGTTAAGGTCAACGATTGCCATCGGGGTTCGGTGATGTCCTGCATGATGTGGTTTTCCAGACTTACCATACACATTAGCATACGGTGGCGGAGTTTTCCAGATCGATTGGTGAGCTGGAGACCCGTACCCTCAGAAGGACTTTGCCAAAGGACTGTCAAATGGTGTTTCACATAGTGCAGAAAAAACAGGACACGTTGCAACATCTGCAATTGCTCGAGGAGCTCCGGGTAGATAATATAGCTTAGTGGCCATTTAGTTTCATAGCCAAGAGCTAATGCCTCGTAGCCGTAGAGATTCAGGGCCTCCGGAGGATCCTGCTCGCTGCAGCTCTCCttttcctcttcttcttcattTTCTTCAGCTCTCTTGGCTTTATGTTGCCTACCCAATTGTGTGGCTACATCGCAATTCTTAAGCTGACAGCGAACATTATCCTTGATGTAGTCATTGGACTTTTGCAGGGTCTCTGCTAGAAGGGTCTGGAGCTTCTCGGGAATCAACCTGTCCACATTGTACTTCAGGTACTCCTGGCATTTGTGCAGAAAAGTCTCGGAGAAGCCTTCCTCCTGCAGCAGGAAATATGACTTCAAATTGCGAATGTGGAAAGGCAAATTGTGCTCCTCCACCAAAACCTTGAGAAACTTCTGTGCTGGCAACTCATAGCTCGTTTTAATGATCTCCTCATGCCCCAAATCGTCTTGATTATAAGATAGTGGCCGCTGTAGCAGCATCAATGAAACATTGCACTGTCTCAAAATGTTTAGATACTTCCCGGCCAGAAAAATTTCATCCGCCTGGGAAAGCAAGAAGCCGGGCAAACGGTCTGGCAAAAGGCGGTATCGTTCCGCCCAGTAGGCGTGGCAACATTTCTCCGGCGCCAATAGTGTACTGCTCATTGTACTCGAGGGCTCTGTGTCCTCCACAAAAAACTCATGCTGCGTATCGAATAGAACGCCCTTTTGCATCCACAGCTGAGCGATTTTCATGTAAACGCGACTAGTCAAAGTCAAAATTTTGTTCACTCGCTCCTTTAGATCCACATCAGTGTCCTTCAGATCCCGGTAGAACTGGTCCAGCAATGTTAGTACCTGGGCGCTGGTCAGATTGCCACGGGCACTGCTGGTTATGTTGGAAAAAGTCTTCAAAATAGGCAACCAAGGACGCACCTGTCGCACCAGTTCCTTAAGGTCCAACTTATTGTCCTGCAAATCCGTTTCCAACTTGGCCTGTAGATCATAATAGTCCTCCAGTTGATCACTTAAGGCAGTGGCTAAGGTCAGTCGTGTCCTTCCGCAGTTAGGCGACATATTGGTCTCCTCTATATAGCTTTGTACACTAATATAGTAACCTATCAGGGGCAATATTTCATGGGCCAAAGCCCTAAAAGGCCCGGTGAAGGTCTTTTTCAATCGGAATCGAACCTTGGATATATCCACTGAAGACATTTCGGAAATCTGATCGATCTGAATATCAGGCCTTACATATGCAGAGGGAACACCCGAGAAGGCATAGATTAGATCCCTCATCAGCAACTGTTCCTGGCGAGGCAAACTCatcttggccaaattttcgtTGGCGAGATAGTAACCCCCAACGCTCTCGAAGATCCACGACTCCAGCCGAGGCAGACTTGTGGACGAGCTCGCGTTGCAATTATGACCACTGCTTTCGCTTCCTGATGGACGCATTTTTCCGTCTTGCGATTCATCACGGTCGTGAATTTTCCTCATTTGCCGCTCCAACTCGTCCTTGCTGAGGTGAAAGCGCACCTTGCTCGCAAAGTCACTCTCCGATTGATCGGAGTTCATGGtgaattagaaaatatatgaagAACAGAGCTCAATTTCGaagcttaaaattatttaggTGTTATCTCTAAAGGACAATAATTACTAAGGCATGTTGGATagtttgaaataaaataattaaataaattttaattcaaatctTATATATGAAAAGTTAGTAGAGTTTCGGTTGGAGTACTTAACTTCTGCTAGTTCTGATTTCCATTTCTGCTTATTATCAAACTTTATTCCAGCCACTTGTGAAAGGTGGTTACTTTCGGTGATATCCGCTGAATCGGTAAATCAACTTGGTCTTAAATCTGAATCCCCATCGACCATCGTGCCCAGCGGCGACATCTTCGCCTCTGGTTTCGTCGAAGTTTGGAGCCACAGGTGCATTTCAAGCCCATACTTCCAACGATTCAAGTCGAGCTGGGCGATCCGACGCCCAGTTGTCAATCAAGCGGAGCAGGAGAACCAACTGACGAACGTGCTGAGAATTTTCCATCAATTTCTACGCGATGGGAACTTCGAACTTTCTACGTGCTTGTATCCAAAATATACGCACACagtaagaaaatattttggtacATTATTaggtaataaaataaatttgtgaaaTCTTTAAACTATGAATTAGTTTGCTTTGTATTTAAGGCAAATTATGTACAGTGAAATATGTGAATATGTgtattgtttattatattgataaaaatcaatttttccTCTGCATGTGAAACACTTGAAAGTATCGCACAGGCAACGAGATAACCATGAGAACACTTTATATATGGGCTTTTGTCGCGTGAGTGCCACTTGTCGTGTTTTTGTTGCTACCGCtgtagttgcagttgctgttgcacatGTTGTTGTTATAGTTGTTATTGTCTGTGCCCCCTTTTTGTTGCTGCGCTCGTTTTCTCGCTGTTCTCATTCtaaacaatgcaaatgcagcttcAGCGGCTCTGCCAGCAACattagcataaataaataaataaccgtACTAGCAACGAGCGGCGggtaaataacaaaatagCAACACGGCCAGCCGACCGACCGCCAGTAACATTAATCTACGCTCCAAAAGCTTTCCGATGGACGCTCCATGGGCTTTTGTTGTCCTCCTCGCATTTTACGACCATAGCAGACACCCAAAACACTTGTTTGCCTTCGTCGCCTAGCGGCGCTTGCACATCGAAGACTGGGCGCGGTACAAGGGATCGCCTAGAAACGCCCACACACGAACTAGTGCAAGTACAGTGGTAAGAGGATATGGAGAAATGTccgattaaaattaaataaaatatttgaaaaattttaaaacaaattttgaacTACCCTTTAACATTAACTGAGTATCTCTTCGTTTTAATATTGTGTTGCGCTCAGTTTCATTAGCTTGTCATAGTTTCATCCTAAACGTTTCAAGCTAAATCTACTTtctaaaatgaaatgagaaaTGTCAAGTGCAGTGAGTGATTCTATTCGTTCACCTACTAAATACTGCTGGTATCAgaaaacttttttttactatGTAAAGTTCATACTATATAATAAACtatataaattcatatatatataaagtcataaatattttgctacTTCACAAGGAAGATAATTCGAAAAATATCGTTTGATTACTACAAATTTTTCGTTCATCCATTTAATAAAgtatttagtatatattttgttatacCAAATTTGACCACCCATTTTAATAGTTTTGCAACCACTGTGCCTAGGCCGCGGATTACAAAAGCAACACCTTCGCCTTCACCGTAAAATGGGCCTCCCCTGCGTGTTTCACATGTGACTACCGTGGATTTTGCAGCCGCTTCTGCCGGCAATCAAATTGAGTGCAAAGCTCGGTTAAAAGCCGAGTATATTCAAGTATTCGGACAGCAGAAGAAGAGGTGTGATGTTTGatgggtgcgtgtgtgtgtgtgtgcagcgaATGCAAAAACagtttcgattttttttcaatttttccgccttctgtttttgtttcgattcGGTGGGGCCCCAACttattgcattatttatgTACGGGTAGTACGATTTTTCTGGGTTCCCCAGTAAGCCACACGCACCagaaaattgtataaacaaaacgcggaaagcaacaacaaaaaacgttaaaatgaaaaaaacagTATAAGTATCAGCAGCGGTGACAAGTGCAGggctctctctctgtctcaaGTCTTGAGTCTCAAGTCGAGTCTACTGCTCACACTCACTCAAAGTTTGCCGAGGTGGAGAAACGAACTCGGCGGCATTCTCAGTCAAACAACAAACGCAACTGAAGTAACAACGGTTCCGTACCGCGTACCGCccccaaaacaaaagtgaaattcTATTAGCTAGCCGCGTCTTGGCCAAAACGCCCAGGAATATCGCAGTGCGAAAGTTATGGTATTTGATTCCGTTGAAAATCGGACTGAGTGCTGTGCTTAATGTTCCAGCTGCGCCGGGAAGTGTGGAGCGAGCGGTTGGGAGTCTGGGTGCAGCgcctcctcgtcatcgtc
It contains:
- the LOC6737161 gene encoding dynein axonemal intermediate chain 3, coding for MSTTDIEVTGKSEVDGDLEGLPIDSEVTDAAAPLSSRRSKPYFKKFKEPDSDEDIADPRQLFNVQESWRTLMSLPSCQKVMVSEKAQKALKIEVGINVTQEFPWKQVQFKDLRDVLFDELENSAELMKKFKNFNPEHFILIGFCPLLTEQEDDPPEGEPFIFYSSIKESKMAMSIIQNMEHFERWRMQRRLRKKPRRWVSHGTDEEMTIMVERFKDEPIDVEIQSVYPIQMPRHVAFDYRMTRDVRDGVLELLPNENIKWENVTKKRVNVSVQSAPPKIEREQQTNPTFPSNAWSQYLYEIDDEDLELDETDVDEEEEKKKAQAKPGTYVEPEKKPPEMSAQIEMLLNTLEFNQIDSYRDDYSLISSRQVVQYTNPYLQEFLCFANISKSNKRFVAGYDWYPKLSGLIAVSYAFSTPATVNEATNRVDYVQRAVLEPNPVLLWSFSDNLNYKLEFEAPIENTALTFCPFNGDILLGGSKNGQVVLWDLQGRCEKLDEEEYLTAAQAKYRVMIGEFLNWTIDIEDNVIVPATISLLDCSPKGAITAFYWLGRSIYLSQFGKVYNDPDIRNHHKFFITCAFDGTISFWDLDAKGGKSAKDKMRNRMLPKELTQSESAFKSMVIKPTYNLYFPEPITGIIADTSCFSCLTPVAKLIQANPSNYPIKTIAKDPPTMRQSMIVSTFYGHVSRIDWQGTYTEGEATELINSSTPFAMVHDGPVVMVKKNPFYPELFASIGRTILAIWKEDYNYSPIFWRKRACDLTAVAWSETRPAVLYITRIDGILEAWDILARDDDACLTEILGGGIITAITEHRPSLPHKILGIGDYNSSIRMVKLPHSFDVPLPNELDQLIKYVLKEERRKMGIQSWEQKYYELNKDIIEAKREAEAEIRKEMEKKEKEEQLASRKKGQKSGEDGGEGGEETKGKKNYSGLNYNEKMAVKWDELNLNRMMTILMSRKQMDPEKLARETALEKERHAYEAAKKKSHLDILATVENDIANIRARILPLELQDMQRSEMIAERVKREVENADSYEKVCEDAFEILNHFKEFEPIDYIEFLERGRKRRQLLDQSLGGNTDRLRWYEERVKLGELGECQFIYEPISGSQGEESSHPEFAAPQKMMSKSNSDIIVDDLDG
- the LOC6737162 gene encoding gamma-tubulin complex component 2 homolog codes for the protein MNSDQSESDFASKVRFHLSKDELERQMRKIHDRDESQDGKMRPSGSESSGHNCNASSSTSLPRLESWIFESVGGYYLANENLAKMSLPRQEQLLMRDLIYAFSGVPSAYVRPDIQIDQISEMSSVDISKVRFRLKKTFTGPFRALAHEILPLIGYYISVQSYIEETNMSPNCGRTRLTLATALSDQLEDYYDLQAKLETDLQDNKLDLKELVRQVRPWLPILKTFSNITSSARGNLTSAQVLTLLDQFYRDLKDTDVDLKERVNKILTLTSRVYMKIAQLWMQKGVLFDTQHEFFVEDTEPSSTMSSTLLAPEKCCHAYWAERYRLLPDRLPGFLLSQADEIFLAGKYLNILRQCNVSLMLLQRPLSYNQDDLGHEEIIKTSYELPAQKFLKVLVEEHNLPFHIRNLKSYFLLQEEGFSETFLHKCQEYLKYNVDRLIPEKLQTLLAETLQKSNDYIKDNVRCQLKNCDVATQLGRQHKAKRAEENEEEEEKESCSEQDPPEALNLYGYEALALGYETKWPLSYIIYPELLEQLQMLQRVLFFLHYVKHHLTVLWQSPSEGTGLQLTNRSGKLRHRMLMCMVSLENHIMQDITEPRWQSLTLTVDKAKCIDEVLNKLESTVEECLRLGLLPTATTFVKSLYTLGHVCLNFSDFVESSIGEKSTKDLEQEVIEYEEEFKSFLASILELVSQLAKTKDCAERDSCKRLLKRLGEFIEFSDSDKDQACTI